Proteins co-encoded in one Nematostella vectensis chromosome 15, jaNemVect1.1, whole genome shotgun sequence genomic window:
- the LOC5509871 gene encoding tachylectin-2 — translation MTEPFNYIFAVSYDGELFKGSPPESAQASWLTSASRIGTKGWANFSHLLFNPDGTLYGVVNDKFYKGPTPHRTSAEEWIAQATLIGDGGWGAFRFLFFDPHGVLYGVTEDKLYKREPPSSDEDHWLGSANLLGAEGWGDFEFLFFDPEGKLYGVVNGKLHKGDPPKDRHDAWLGSSTLFKGELWGDFRHLFFTSNGHLCGAHDSFYKKSPPIGLDWLAYESNMVGHGGWHMFKLLISPLPQK, via the coding sequence ATGACGGAGCCTTTTAACTATATTTTTGCGGTTTCCTATGATGGTGAGCTTTTCAAGGGATCTCCTCCCGAAAGCGCCCAGGCGAGCTGGTTGACCTCAGCTAGTCGAATCGGGACTAAGGGATGGGCAAACTTTAGCCATCTGCTCTTCAACCCTGACGGTACCTTATATGGCGTTGTGAATGACAAGTTCTATAAAGGACCGACCCCTCACAGAACATCAGCTGAGGAATGGATCGCGCAAGCAACGCTGATCGGGGACGGGGGGTGGGGTGCGTTCCGTTTTCTGTTCTTTGATCCTCATGGCGTGTTGTATGGAGTTACAGAGGACAAGCTTTACAAGAGGGAACCTCCGTCCAGCGACGAAGACCACTGGCTAGGATCTGCCAATCTATTAGGGGCTGAAGGATGGGGTGATTTCGAATTCCTCTTCTTTGACCCAGAGGGAAAGCTATATGGTGTGGTGAATGGCAAGTTACATAAGGGGGACCCGCCAAAGGACAGACACGACGCTTGGTTGGGTTCGTCCACGCTCTTCAAAGGCGAGCTATGGGGAGACTTCCGTCATCTATTTTTCACGAGTAATGGTCACTTATGTGGTGCGCATGACAGCTTTTACAAAAAGTCTCCTCCCATTGGACTTGATTGGTTAGCTTACGAATCGAATATGGTTGGTCATGGTGGTTGGCATATGTTTAAATTACTGATATCACCACTACCTCAGAAGTAA
- the LOC5509872 gene encoding sec1 family domain-containing protein 2, translated as MAAGVDINRSISSVWQKILTVVNNALVYLDDPAAELLHWSGNVASVIEAGALAIHDLSSRRGGNESETKAVFIITTVLHGETLDDVRAIVQASDFQHVTVLCSVPENINSFARRSSDTQEEAAFGELSQKLREWMGNEYSTVDVHHVALFPAQVYPGLFIAPAFYSFFPLLPSDVPRLQGFLHSTGEKKVFNNLSEIEMTSLPHNLQLKIKMFASGLSSMFELLEVSEDCYGMGYLSKLIASELANIPSARGRRKTATGRASLVLMDRTLDLVGPCGHSSDTLADKVIQLLPRLPGHQSDVTVDMSTLCSAGSVTPSSLAPGCLAHAHDQSVQALLNSLFTKRQKDSLNEIARHLNDALSKESVSPISRGSPGKVNSEHLHSLAQKFKGQPKAFKSCSGLLQIAMAAVSALKHKNLEHMEDLLSNEKVLLMNMGEEESESIIAEILGLLKTEKVKELYSLEDILLLVGFVYSLRGDECYASPAEEELLKKILVDCLLRGDLECTTEGYLGTEPNERNVRKKIADAFEKLRGIAEARRELRQFGRVYQEATAIKEPSYQPLVKQVIDAIFSAEKPELVDVEFKSHGIKDFIKTGFSLFMNVSKPRPNDLPLLVFFIIGGVTCSEVKQIKEAVTSHHPNTQVIIGSTRILKSEDVFQQVFCQDNLFPLLS; from the exons atggctgccggTGTGGACATAAATCGCTCTATTTCTTCCGTGTGGCAAAAAATCCTTACCGTTGTTAATAACGCGTTAGTTTACTTAGATGATCCTGCTGCCGAGTTATTACACTGGTCTGGAAATGTCGCAAGCGTAATCGAAGCTGGAGCCCTAGCAATACACGACCTTTCTTCCAGACGA GGTGGCAATGAATCAGAAACCAAAGCTGTATTCATCATTACGACTGTCCTACATGGCGAAACACTAGATGATGTGAGAGCTATTGTCCAGGCCAGTGATTTCCAGCATGTTACTGTACTGTGTTCCGTCCCCGAGAATATAAACTCCTTTGCCAGGCGTAGCAGTGATACCCAGGAAGAGGCTGCTTTTGGGGAACTGTCACAGAAACTTAGAGAATGGATGGGAAATGAG TACTCCACTGTAGATGTCCACCATGTGGCCCTATTTCCTGCTCAAGTTTACCCAGGACTCTTCATTGCTCCAGCATTCTATTCATTTTTCCCTCTCCTCCCGTCAGATGTTCCTCGACTCCAGGGATTTCTCCATAGTACT GGTGAGAAAAAGGTGTTTAATAATCTGAGTGAGATAGAGATGACTTCACTTCCACATAATCTACAGCTGAAAATTAAG ATGTTTGCATCAGGACTAAGCAGCATGTTTGAGCTTCTTGAAGTCAGTGAGGACTGCTATGGCATGGGATATCTTAGCAAGCTTATCGCCTCTGAATTAGCTAACATACCATCTGCTAGGGGGCGCAGAAAG ACGGCGACTGGGCGTGCATCCCTGGTCCTAATGGACAGGACGCTGGACCTTGTAGGCCCATGTGGACACTCAAGCGACACCTTGGCTGACAAGGTTATCCAGCTATTGCCAAGGTTACCAGGCCATCAAAGTGATGTCACAGTTGACATGTCGACTCTCTGTTCTGCTGGCAG TGTGACACCTAGCAGTCTCGCCCCAGGCTGTTTGGCACATGCACATGACCAGTCTGTACAAGCACTGCTCAACTCCTTATTCACCAAGagacaaaag GATAGCCTGAATGAGATCGCACGCCATCTCAATGATGCACTCTCCAAGGAGTCGGTTTCACCCATTTCCAGAGGATCCCCGGGAAAAGTCAACTCAGAGCATCTTCATAGCCTTGCACAGAAGTTCAA AGGCCAGCCAAAAGCGTTCAAGTCTTGCAGTGGCTTACTCCAGATAGCTATGGCAGCCGTTAGTGCGCTAAAACATAAAAACTTAGAGCATATGGAAGATCTACTTAGTAACGAAAAA GTCCTCCTTATGAACATGGGCGAGGAGGAGTCAGAGAGCATCATCGCCGAGATCCTCGGGCTGCTGAAAACCGAGAAAGTCAAGGA GTTGTACAGCCTGGAAGACATTCTTCTACTTGTGGGATTCGTGTATTCTCTACGTGGCGATGAATGCTACGCCTCGCCAGCAGAGGAAGAGCTACTTAAG AAGATTTTAGTAGATTGTCTGTTACGTGGAGATCTGGAATGCACCACTGAAGGATATCTGG GCACAGAGCCGAACGAGAGAAATGTACGTAAAAAAATTGCAGATGCTTTCGAGAAGTTACGCGGGATCGCTGAGGCTCGTAGGGAGCTTCGACAGTTCGG ACGTGTTTACCAGGAAGCAACAGCGATAAAAGAACCCTCCTACCAGCCACTAGTCAAACAG GTCATAGATGCTATATTTAGCGCTGAGAAACCCGAGCTTGTGGACGTGGAATTCAAATCACATGGTATCAAAGACTTCATCAAGACTGGCTTCAG CTTGTTTATGAACGTCAGTAAACCCCGCCCTAACGACCTCCCGCTTCTCGTATTCTTTATCATCGGCGGAGTCACGTGCTCTGAGGTCAAGCAAATTAAGGaagctgtgacgtcacatcatCCCAACACACAG GTGATTATCGGCAGCACGAGAATTCTTAAGTCAGAAGATGTGTTCCAACAAGTCTTCTGTCAAGACAATCTGTTCCCGTTGCTCAGCTGA
- the LOC5509883 gene encoding uncharacterized protein LOC5509883, protein MADEFTPERQRSEFLSKIGAQYAQTIPEISRFYFNQFEQYSKEYQGGQIQGLREKYCEKCGSQFDAKNCKVRIVKKIKSNKRRRYKKQVSNSVDGITSSRKRFGKYEHSTKSKIAHRKRCLISKTCQICENVTYIEGTQRQIRKEKSPPNDLSNMTPISDKDPNTNSTPKMTQSAKKRQRINMRLNKLKLEAKRLSEVDLQQVNKSQTSLADFLSSV, encoded by the coding sequence ATGGCGGATGAATTTACACCTGAAAGACAGAGGTCGGAGTTTCTATCAAAAATTGGCGCTCAATACGCACAAACGATTCCAGAAATATCAAGATTTTATTTCAACCAGTTTGAGCAATACAGCAAAGAGTACCAAGGTGGTCAAATTCAGGGACTTCGGGAAAAATACTGCGAAAAATGTGGCAGTCAATTCGATGCGAAAAATTGCAAAGTAAggattgttaaaaaaattaaatcaaaTAAGAGAAGGCGGTATAAGAAACAAGTGTCAAATAGTGTGGATGGAATTACTTCATCAAGGAAGAGATTTGGAAAATACGAACATTCTACCAAGTCCAAGATTGCACATAGAAAAAGATGCCTCATATCAAAAACATGCCAAATTTGTGAGAATGTGACTTATATAGAAGGCACACAAAGGcaaataagaaaagaaaaaagcccACCAAATGACTTAAGCAAtatgaccccaatttctgataAAGATCCCAATACAAACTCCACGCCCAAGATGACGCAGTCTGCAAAGAAACGCCAGAGGATCAATATGAGGTTGAATAAACTTAAACTTGAAGCCAAAAGACTATCTGAGGTTGATTTACAACAGGTAAACAAGAGTCAGACAAGCTTAGCAGATTTTCTATCCAGTGTGTAG
- the LOC5509870 gene encoding adenosine receptor A2b, producing the protein MPCNSSSDTPCMPPTQGSLWYWSIRAVIALVGAIGNGIVIYVIVSTRRLQVPPNWFVMSLAVADLSVTVVVAIPEFMCSRYYDCDWWDVKVLYDVCLYASVLNLCAMTFDRYLSVVHPLKYQRCLSTANLIGILAAAWITALLVPFPYYIALRLEYYTAFSVLQMLVRCLLEMVPCVLLLATYLRMFVIARRQTRRVEQQRNQLRFNYNLHAKCMTSRTNSSVRAVGIVVGIFISCYAVAAYKGWMNYVSFVEVDQVVVDIARMLYHVNSAANCIVYALCRKDVRKEVKIALCGKMTRVQAFELRAMTHSSIIA; encoded by the exons ATGCCATGTAATAGTAGTTCCGACACACCCTGCATGCCCCCTACTCAGGGATCCCTGTGGTACTGGTCCATACGTGCCGTTATTGCACTGGTAGGCGCAATAGGTAATGGGATCGTGATATACGTCATCGTGTCCACGCGTCGGTTACAGGTGCCCCCTAATTGGTTTGTCATGTCTCTCGCTGTCGCCGACCTGAGTGTGACTGTTGTGGTGGCTATACCGGAGTTCATGTGCTCTAGATACTATGATTGTGATTGGTGGGATGTCAAG GTGTTATACGATGTCTGCCTCTACGCATCCGTCCTTAACCTTTGCGCCATGACCTTCGACCGCTACCTCTCAGTTGTTCACCCTCTTAAATACCAACGCTGCCTTTCAACTGCCAATCTAATCGGTATCCTAGCAGCCGCCTGGATCACGGCCCTTCTAGTCCCTTTCCCATACTACATTGCGCTGCGACTTGAGTACTACACAGCCTTTAGCGTGCTCCAAATGCTTGTTCGCTGTCTCCTGGAGATGGTTCCGTGTGTTCTCTTACTAGCCACGTATCTAAGGATGTTTGTGATCGCTCGGCGTCAGACACGTAGAGTAGAACAGCAGAGAAATCAGCTCAGATTTAACTACAACCTTCACGCGAAGTGCATGACATCTAGGACGAATTCCTCCGTGCGCGCGGTAGGCATTGTGGTCGGGATTTTTATCTCGTGCTACGCGGTGGCAGCCTACAAAGGCTGGATGAACTATGTCAGCTTTGTGGAGGTAGATCAGGTCGTTGTGGACATAGCGCGCATGCTCTACCATGTCAACTCCGCTGCTAATTGCATCGTGTACGCACTGTGTAGGAAGGACGTACGAAAGGAGGTGAAGATTGCGTTATGTGGGAAGATGACGAGAGTGCAGGCGTTTGAGCTACGTGCTATGACACATAGCTCGATTATTGCGTGA